CCCTTTCCTTTGACCAGGATTTCATGGCTATGACCTCCCTTGTATCTATGAAAGATTTGATCTGCTGAACCAGTGTGATCAGTGCCGTTACGCCATTGCTGATCTCTTTTTCACTGAGTACCGAATGTTGTGTTCCTTGTTTTTTCTGTTCATCGGCAGCTATCAGGTATTTTTCCGCCATATCGAATAAAGCTCCTTCAAATGGAAAGCGCATATTCATGGCCGCGAAATTTTTGATGATATCGCTTCTGCGATTGATCTCCTGCTGATCACTCAGGGGTTTGGTGAACATCTCTTTCAATACAGCTTCTGCGCCACGGGTATGTGAATGATTGTAGAGATCGAATAATCCCTGGCTGTCTCGTTTGCCGAAGATCCGCAGATCCTCGATCGTTTGTTCGTCGGTTAACAGGTACATGTTATAATGGATTATTGTCGTTTACGTCTGAGCAGGATCACTGTGCCGAGGATCAGGATGGCTGCGGGTAGTATCCAGACCAGGATGATCTTTTGTGTTTCTGCTGCTTTGAGGCTAACGGTCAGCAGGGTATCCGTTGGTGGAATGGGGAACAAATGGATCGGGAAAGCTTCATCGGTCAGCCAGCTGGCATAGTTACTGGCAAGGAATTGCGAGCCGATCCTGAGGTTGGAAGGAAAGTCTGCATCGCCGGCAATGACTATCTTTTGTTCCTTATTACCTACCTGCCTGCTCATTGCCAATGCAACTGTGAACGAATCCAGTTTGTAATCGCCTTCATTGGCAACCAGTACCGGTGGTGCTGAATCAGTTACCAGGTGACCAGCTTTTACCCAGGCCAATCCTTTAGGTCCTGACACCATCAGTCTGGTAACTTTGAACCCGTTTTCTGTATAGGAAAGGGGAGCAACGCCAGGGTGCATCACCTTGGTTGAATCGCCATCCTCCAATCCTTTTCTGACCATAATGCTGAAAGGATTCTTTTGTTTGAAGATCCAGGTGTGGTCCGTAGTTACGAATGGCGTTATCTTATCCGGTGTTTCATGCTGCGAGATCTGCACCATCGTGCCTTGCATCAGTTCAGCTCCCATTGGTTTGATCATCGGGTTCAGCACATGTTGTTTGCCTGGTTCTCCCAGGATCATGAGGTTGCCGCCTTTGTCGATATATTGTTTCAGTCGGTTTGTGATGGTATCGTTGAGCATTACTTTGGGATCGGCCAGCACCAGTGCATCTGCATCGGCTGGTATATCCTGTTTGCTCAGGTTCACCGTATCGAATTCAAAGCCGTGGTTGATGAGGGCAGCCCTGCTTAATTTCTGGATGGAGTAGCTGTTGTATTCGCGTTCTCCATATTTGTGTATGCTGCGTTCGAAGTTGCCTGTGGACGCATATACTTTTGGTATCGTATCGTTCGCCAGTCTCTTCAACGCTGCTGCCACATGCTCTTCATCGGGCCAGTATTTTGAATCTTCATAAGTGCGGAGGAAAATACTTTTGCCTTTGTATTTCAGGTGCATCACAGAACGCATCCCTTCACCCTGCAGATCGATCTGTTTCCTGATCTGCGCCGGCTTCAGGTACCAATTGAGATTTGTTTCAAACATCTTGGCATATTCCCGTGCTATGGAATCCAGTGTCATGCCGGGCATACGTTTATACATGGTGCTGTCTCCATCCGCCACATCATAATAAAGTACATAGTTGAATTTGATATTGGGCTTGAAACGGATGAACTGGTCCCAGAAATTCCAGATATAGGTATTGCGTGCACTGGGTCTGGTTCTTCCGAAACCCTGTCCGGGGTCCAGCAGGTTGGTATAGAGCGTTACTTCCATTGGCTCATCCTGCATGGTCTTCATGATACCCTGCGTTTGTTCCTTGATGGTATTGGCTTTCACCCTGGTGCCATCCCAGTAACCTACATAGCCTGGCCTTGATGTGAGATAACCTACTACCATAACCGAAAGGAACACAGTCAGGTAACGGACTGCTTTCTTTCCTCTCGATACCATTTCTCTTCCATGACGTAAGCTCAGGTAGCTGAAGGTTACGAACATATAGGTGAGGAGGGCATAGTACATGATATCGCGGGTAGTGATCAGGCCGGCAACCATTCTTTCCGCCCTGCCGTTGATAGCGAGGAAATAGGTGAGGTCGCGGATAAAATCATATTCCTGCCAAAGGCCGCCTATGCGCTGCAGGAGGAAGAGCAGGATGAATGTGGCGATGGCAGAAACGATCTGGTAATTGGTGATGCTGCTCATGAACATACCGATAGCGGTATAGGAACAGACCATCAGGTAGAATGTGATCAGGCCGGTGGTTAAATGCCCTGCATCGATATCCCTGATGCTGAAAGCACCTACTATCATGAAGAGCAGCATGATGGTCAGCAACAACATATTGTAGGCCATCACTGCCAGGTATTTTCCCCATACGATCTGGTTGAGCTGTACAGGCGAAGAGTAAAGCAGTTTTACTGTTCCGTTGTTGAACTCCCGGTTGATCAGTCCCATGGTGAGCAGGGGAATGAAGAGATACAGATTAGAGAATATATTGGCGATAAAGCCATTTGAGTCCATTCCCATGAACACGGATTTGGTCAATCCCATCGGGAATTCCTTGAAGGAAGGGGTTGTTCGTAGCAGGGAGTCCTGCCAGTTTGCTATTGCTGCAATGTAATTGCTGTAAAAGAGAGCACAGATGACGAGGAAGATGATTGTGAGGAACCAGGCCACCGGTGAGAAGAATAGGTTCCGGAGTTCCGTTCTCGCGATTTTTAAGATCAGTTTCATGGCTATACTTGTTGATGGGATTGGGTGGATAATTGTTTGAAGATATCGTCAAGCATACCTTTTTCGAGATTCACTTCACGGATACGCCAGTCTTTTTGTACGCCGGCGCTGATGATCCTTTCAGTAATGTCTTCTTCTCCGTCGAAAAAGAGCCGGACCTGCTTGTCTGTAGTGTATTCCGCCCTGGTGATACCCTGGATCTGCTGCAATTCAGTGATGGCCGGCGGATTGGCGAAACGTACCAGCACGCTTTGCGGTTGCATATAGTTGTTGAAAGCATCCATCGAGTCGGAGAAAACAATCCTTCCTGATTCGATCATAATCACTTCCTTGCAGAGCAGGTGGATCTCAGACATGATATGGGAAGAAAGCAATACTGTTCTTTCCTGTGCGATCTCCCTGATCAGTTTCCTTGCTTCGATCAGCTGATTCGGATCGAGACCATTGGTGGGCTCATCCATCACTACCAGTTTGGGTTTATGGATGATGGCCTGGGATATGCCTACCCGTTGGCGATAGCCGCCGGAAAGGTTTTTGATCAGTCGTTTGCTGAAATGTGTGATGCCTGTTTTTTCCTTTGCTTCATCTACGGCTTCTTTGATCTTCTTACCTTCTATCAGTCGCAGTTCTGCTGTATAGGTGAGGTATTCATCCACCGTCAGATCGAGGTATACCGGCGGTGTCTGTGGCAGAAAGCCGATGGATCTTTTTGCCAGCTCTGGTTCTTTCCTGATATCGGCGCCATTGATACTTACGTTCCCTTCGGTTTGGTTGAGCGCTCCGCAGATGATATTCATGGTAGTGGATTTACCGGCTCCGTTGGAGCCCAGTAACCCAATGATGCCATTGGTTGCGATCTCGATATTGATATCGCGGATGGCCCAGCTGCTACCATAACGGTGCGAGAGGTTTTCTGTTTTTAAGATCATGCATTGAGTGTTTTTGAATTTAGATGAGAGGCATAGTACGGCCTGATCAGTACAGTAAACTGTATCGATCCCATTTTTCAGACTGTCCGCAGACAGAATGCTGTTATTGTTTTATTGAATTAAATGTGACCTGTGTGATAACGCTGCCCAGATATCTCTTATTAAACAATTCCATGAGCCCGTCATTTGTATTACTCTTTTTGAAAAAAATATTGTTACAAAAAAAGAGCAGTACAAATATTGAAATGCAGGTGAGATTTTCTTTTACAAATTGCACAGCACGGTTGAGATGCACTTTCACTGTGTTGGGTGAAAGCTGCAGGCAGGCGGCGATCTCTGCTCTCTTCAGTCCTTTTTCCTTGCTGAGATGCAGCACCATTTTTTGCTGTGAAGGAAGCTGGTTGAAAATATGGTTGAGTAAAACATGCCTTTCCTTTACAATGAGGTTTTCTTCCACATGTGTGCAGGATAAGCTTTCTGCTTCACTCAATGTTTTGTGTATGCGAACCTGTATGTTCTTATCGCGTATATACCTGGCTGATAGATTGGTTACTACTTTGATCAACCATCCCACAGGATTTTCGGGGATGATCTTTGCTCTATGCTGCCATAGCGCCAGGAATGCTTCCTGCACAATGTCTTCCGCTACCTGTTTGTTTTTGGTGATCTGCCAGGCGGTGTATTGAAGATGTGCCGTCCAGTTATCCACGATCCTGGTGAACTGGTAATGAAAAAAATGCACAGGAACATCCCTGCAGGGATATTCCTGTACTGACATAGGTGAAGGCTTGTATTGGGTGATAGTGGTCATGTAAGATCATTTATCCATTCAACTTATTATTCCGGGATTTTGAATCCGGCTTCTTTGGCGAAACTCCTCATACTGTTGAATTTTTTCAGCAGGAGAGTCTGGTTGGGATGCAGATCGGCAAATTCCTGTTCAGTATAATAAAATACGGCAGTGAGGTATGCCCTGATGTCATCTGTTTCGCGCAGCATATTATCCACTAGAAATCCGCCCATGTCAAAAGTTGGATAAAAGAGAAAGCCTATATCATTCGGTGGTGGTATCTGGTCCGGCGGGATCAGGTATATGAATGGAATTCCGTAATAGATATCCACCTCAAAAGGGAAGAGGTTTTTTGATGCCTCTCTTGAAACGCTGAGGAATTCATTTTGCACTCTTGTGCCTGTTACCTTGTTGACCCTTTTTTCTGCGATACCTGCCAGTATGGAAGCTGCATACATTTTTCTGTCTGCGCTGCTCATCGCTTCCACATCCTTCACTACAAGGCCAAGTGTATTGAACCCATACAATGTTGTCCAGCCATGTGATACCTGGATATTTGTATTTATATAATTGATGA
This portion of the Pseudobacter ginsenosidimutans genome encodes:
- a CDS encoding ABC transporter ATP-binding protein produces the protein MILKTENLSHRYGSSWAIRDINIEIATNGIIGLLGSNGAGKSTTMNIICGALNQTEGNVSINGADIRKEPELAKRSIGFLPQTPPVYLDLTVDEYLTYTAELRLIEGKKIKEAVDEAKEKTGITHFSKRLIKNLSGGYRQRVGISQAIIHKPKLVVMDEPTNGLDPNQLIEARKLIREIAQERTVLLSSHIMSEIHLLCKEVIMIESGRIVFSDSMDAFNNYMQPQSVLVRFANPPAITELQQIQGITRAEYTTDKQVRLFFDGEEDITERIISAGVQKDWRIREVNLEKGMLDDIFKQLSTQSHQQV
- a CDS encoding Gldg family protein, yielding MKLILKIARTELRNLFFSPVAWFLTIIFLVICALFYSNYIAAIANWQDSLLRTTPSFKEFPMGLTKSVFMGMDSNGFIANIFSNLYLFIPLLTMGLINREFNNGTVKLLYSSPVQLNQIVWGKYLAVMAYNMLLLTIMLLFMIVGAFSIRDIDAGHLTTGLITFYLMVCSYTAIGMFMSSITNYQIVSAIATFILLFLLQRIGGLWQEYDFIRDLTYFLAINGRAERMVAGLITTRDIMYYALLTYMFVTFSYLSLRHGREMVSRGKKAVRYLTVFLSVMVVGYLTSRPGYVGYWDGTRVKANTIKEQTQGIMKTMQDEPMEVTLYTNLLDPGQGFGRTRPSARNTYIWNFWDQFIRFKPNIKFNYVLYYDVADGDSTMYKRMPGMTLDSIAREYAKMFETNLNWYLKPAQIRKQIDLQGEGMRSVMHLKYKGKSIFLRTYEDSKYWPDEEHVAAALKRLANDTIPKVYASTGNFERSIHKYGEREYNSYSIQKLSRAALINHGFEFDTVNLSKQDIPADADALVLADPKVMLNDTITNRLKQYIDKGGNLMILGEPGKQHVLNPMIKPMGAELMQGTMVQISQHETPDKITPFVTTDHTWIFKQKNPFSIMVRKGLEDGDSTKVMHPGVAPLSYTENGFKVTRLMVSGPKGLAWVKAGHLVTDSAPPVLVANEGDYKLDSFTVALAMSRQVGNKEQKIVIAGDADFPSNLRIGSQFLASNYASWLTDEAFPIHLFPIPPTDTLLTVSLKAAETQKIILVWILPAAILILGTVILLRRKRQ
- a CDS encoding RNA polymerase sigma factor; protein product: MTTITQYKPSPMSVQEYPCRDVPVHFFHYQFTRIVDNWTAHLQYTAWQITKNKQVAEDIVQEAFLALWQHRAKIIPENPVGWLIKVVTNLSARYIRDKNIQVRIHKTLSEAESLSCTHVEENLIVKERHVLLNHIFNQLPSQQKMVLHLSKEKGLKRAEIAACLQLSPNTVKVHLNRAVQFVKENLTCISIFVLLFFCNNIFFKKSNTNDGLMELFNKRYLGSVITQVTFNSIKQ